A single window of Anopheles moucheti chromosome 2, idAnoMoucSN_F20_07, whole genome shotgun sequence DNA harbors:
- the LOC128302567 gene encoding uncharacterized protein LOC128302567: MNDAVVGTLGAGSILTGDSPEDSPMSPTGTGGSGSESSNSPSAPSSISSSTSGSSASTCEASSPPAVTAQPAQVLYMPVGLANIKEELPEPEIQADSELSLEEGHALVQVLEDTPNDEAPPPEPEVEIRAGKADKSFRKLTSDGYSAKSAVVRLQMGKVTYQLTDQMLKSGALAAMHNPLLLTKDQLERMIAEKDPELEYRKHHNNNSTWQRYMPMYYKGIKQNYVRCLECGWLVLHKASTGTGSLLRHRCKIKVAGVEVKLEPKVSSSWNTSQGKPAPMAKSAAAIVGKVQPPPTPPSTTSVSTPPQMVKYGGGTTLPQSVKDELVRQQACVLYKDIVSADLFDQPSFRALAQMLVNIGAFYGQQSEGLLASRDALLETVLPAMYHEAKGQLNKVLSDCDLTFSFSLFRHEHERRSYVAINAYTVASDYYFRPLHVKTLDVTGQEVAYVEHLQRIIEDSLARSFSDPIKLVYGGPLEAEDCTETEKHLRNQREQYELIPCAVTMLWSIMKRVLEMFQCDSGRYLERFMLSSANEDEDETVPPELAVLQRFLEPFREPIRGLASDTGVTISEVVLWRKKLELSFRSEPEDEEEVRLLKETLLGQLRTHFPLHDYHRIAVFLDPKFKGLRFLADDERDETLAKVKQHLHADLEGIERVKRGQYGSHGVRKRRSSLPPSELRFYEFMDASLKLECDDVVDDEIQQYVDVKLESAVDIMSYWRNETAFPLLKRLCRRILNIPAACDEMRQLFGQTGQRDLQKRRLALSDRELDMVMYLHQNVSSP, from the exons ATGAACGACGCCGTTGTCGGTACGCTTGGTGCCGGCAGCATCCTTACCGGGGACTCGCCGGAAGATTCCCCAATGAGCCCGACGGGCACGGGTGGCAGTGGCAGCGAGAGCAGCAACTCACCGAGCGCACCCTCATCCATTTCTTCCTCCACCAGCGGTTCGTCCGCGTCCACCTGTGAGGCATCGTCACCACCGGCCGTCACCGCACAACCGGCACAAGTGCTCTACATGCCCGTCGGGCTGGCCAACATCAAGGAGGAGCTGCCGGAACCGGAAATACAG GCTGATTCAGAATTATCACTGGAGGAAGGTCACGCCTTGGTTCAAGTCCTTGAAGACACACCGAACGATGAGGCACCTCCACCCGAACCGGAGGTGGAAATACGTGCCGGCAAGGCGGACAAATCCTTCCGTAAGCTCACCTCCGATGGCTATTCCGCAAAGTCGGCCGTCGTGCGTCTGCAGATGGGCAAGGTTACCTATCAGCTAACGGACCAGATGCTCAAATCCGGTGCTCTTGCCGCGATGCATAATCCACTCCTCCTGACCAAGGACCAACTCGAACGCATGATTGCCGAGAAAGATCCCGAGCTGGAGTACCGGAagcaccacaacaacaacagcacctgGCAGCGCTATATGCCGATGTACTACAAAGGCATCAAGCAAAACTATGTGCGATGTCTCGAATGTGGCTGGCTGGTACTGCATAAGGCCAGTACCGGTACGGGCAGCTTACTCCGGCACCGCTGCAAAATTAAAGTGGCCGGTGTGGAGGTGAAGCTTGAACCGAAAGTATCCAGTAGTTGGAACACTTCCCAGGGTAAACCGGCACCGATGGCGAAATCGGCGGCTGCCATTGTGGGTAAGGTCCAACCGCCCCCAACACCACCGTCAACGACGTCGGTATCGACTCCACCTCAAATGGTTAAGTACGGTGGTGGCACCACACTGCCACAGAGCGTAAAGGACGAGTTGGTCCGGCAGCAGGCATGCGTACTGTACAAAGACATCGTTAGTGCGGATCTGTTCGATCAGCCAAGCTTCCGGGCGCTCGCACAGATGCTGGTCAACATCGGTGCATTCTACGGCCAGCAGTCGGAAGGATTGCTAGCTTCCCGTGACGCACTGCTCGAAACCGTACTGCCCGCCATGTACCACGAGGCAAAGGGCCAACTCAACAAGGTGCTGTCCGACTGCGATCTCACGTTCAGCTTCAGTCTGTTTCGGCACGAGCACGAACGCCGTAGTTACGTAGCCATCAACGCCTATACGGTCGCGTCCGACTATTACTTCCGACCACTGCACGTGAAGACACTCGATGTGACCGGACAGGAGGTTGCGTATGTTGAACACCTGCAGCGTATTATCGAGGACAGTCTGGCACGGTCCTTCTCCGATCCGATAAAGCTAGTGTACGGTGGTCCGCTGGAAGCGGAAGATTGTACCGAAACGGAGAAACACCTGCGCAATCAGCGCGAACAGTACGAGCTGATACCGTGTGCAGTGACGATGCTTTGGAGCATCATGAAGCGTGTGCTGGAGATGTTCCAGTGCGATAGTGGCCGTTACCTGGAGCGTTTCATGCTAAGCTCAGCGAACGAGGACGAGGATGAGACTGTGCCACCAGAGCTTGCCGTACTTCAGCGCTTTCTCGAGCCATTCCGGGAACCGATCCGAGGTCTCGCCTCTGACACGGGCGTCACCATCAGTGAGGTTGTTCTGTGGCGCAAAAAACTCGAGCTTAGCTTCCGTTCCGAGCCAGAAGATGAGGAGGAGGTCCGTTTACTGAAGGAAACCCTCCTGGGACAACTGCGAACACATTTCCCCCTGCACGACTACCATCGGATAGCGGTATTTCTGGACCCGAAGTTCAAGGGTCTACGCTTTCTGGCCGACGACGAGCGAGACGAAACGTTGGCCAAGGTAAAGCAACACCTGCACGCCGATCTCGAAGGCATTGAGCGGGTCAAGCGGGGCCAGTACGGTTCGCACGGGGTCCGCAAACGGCGCAGTTCACTTCCACCGTCCGAGTTGCGGTTCTACGAGTTTATGGACGCATCGCTGAAGCTCGAATGTGACGATGTGGTGGACGACGAGATACAGCAGTACGTGGACGTGAAGCTGGAAAGTGCGGTCGACATAATGTCGTACTGGCGAAATGAAACGGCGTTCCCGCTGCTGAAGCGCTTGTGCCGGCGTATACTAAACATTCCTGCGGCCTGTGATGAGATGAGGCAGCTGTTCGGTCAGACCGGACAGCGTGACCTGCAGAAGCGGCGGCTTGCGTTAAGCGATCGCGAGCTGGATATGGTGATGTATCTCCATCAGAATGTGAGCAGTCCTTGA
- the LOC128302664 gene encoding ATP-binding cassette sub-family G member 5 has product MKPSSMIGSDYVLEAHNIYHTTEVDTGGCFNGGGQSALVLKGVHLTVHSGEVMAILGSKGSGKRALLDVIARRSDGSSRGQVLLNGAPLTKSLFQQRCGYVTHACDFIPGLTVSQTLHYTPTILGGYLKSSKVRQVLADLALSQVSHKKVENLNISEKRRLAIGIQLVRDPVMLLLDEPTQGLDPLSAYLLISILSNSAKKTGCGILLSLEKPRSDVFPFLDRALFLCLGGAVYSGGTRAMLEYFHGIGFPCPQLENPLMYYLCLSTVDRRSRDRFLESSQQIEALVERFARETPIPEAPINPIGSGKIPLAYGKPGELKVWGILYLRLLAATFSCGYAGMKALFLRLLALPATMGLLWLFYGQTGDDAHGFFSKGGLIMSVLALSYGVGIWATIALFPPWRKRFCQEYAEGLYTGATMLIAYNTVSIPFSFISSAVAACVLYPLVLDPANPDGMTFTYLLVALWTSFMLAEQLCVMFLLVMKSQLNAAIATSYILIICLTLASGTIRSTKGLPTWLQDNAKGVHTKYASSLLHTATFLGRKMNCTPANGIVCPQPADFLMERLGRANPQETTDIAASIAFALGLCAFNMILYLLPMPRFVRRKFRE; this is encoded by the exons atgaAGC CTAGCAGCATGATCGGGAGCGATTACGTGCTTGAAGCGCACAACATCTACCACACAACCGAG gTTGATACGGGCGGGTGCTTCAATGGTGGCGGACAGTCGGCGCTGGTACTGAAGGGAGTGCATCTGACCGTGCACAGCGGCGAGGTGATGGCCATCCTCGGTTCGAAGGGCAGTGGAAAGCGTGCCCTGCTGGACGTTATCGCACGCCGGTCGGACGGTTCTTCCCGTGGGCAAGTGCTGCTTAACGGAGCACCGCTAACGAAGTCACTGTTCCAGCAGCGGTGCGGATACGTTACGCATGCCTGTGATTTCATCCCGGGTCTAACCGTTTCACAAACGCTCCACTACACACCGACCATC CTCGGAGGCTATTTGAAAAGCTCCAAAGTGCGTCAAGTGCTTGCCGATCTTGCACTGTCGCAGGTTTCGCACAAGAAGGTGGAAAATCTTAACATCAGTGAAAAGCGTCGACTCGCGATCGGCATCCAGCTGGTGCGCGATCccgtgatgctgctgctggatgaACCGACGCAAGGGCTGGATCCGCTCAGCGCTTATCTGCTGATTAGCATTCTGTCTAACTCGGCCAAGAAAACCGGCTGCGGTATATTGCTCTCACTCGAGAAACCACGATCGGATGTGTTCCCGTTTTTGGATAG ggcattgtttttgtgtttgggaGGCGCGGTGTATTCCGGAGGCACCAGAGCTATGCTGGAATACTTCCACGGTATTGGTTTCCCGTGTCCTCAGTTGGAAAATCCCCTGATGTACTATCTTTGTTTGTCGACAGTAGACCGAAG ATCCCGAGATCGGTTCTTAGAATCAAGTCAGCAGATTGAGGCATTGGTGGAACGATTTGCTCGTGAAACTCCTATCCCGGAAGCACCAATCAATCCGATCGGCAGTGGCAAGATACCTCTAGCCTACGGGAAACCAGGTGAACTGAAAGTATGGGGAATCCTTTATCT ACGTTTATTGGCGGCAACCTTCTCCTGCGGATATGCTGGTATGAAGGCCCTGTTTCTACGTCTTCTTGCTTTGCCGGCCACGATGGGATTGCTGTGGCTATTCTACGGCCAAACTGGCGATGATGCCCACGGATTCTTTAGCAAGGGAGGTCTAATTATGAGTGTGCTTGCATTGAGCTATGGCGTCGGTATCTGGGCAACTATTGCACTGT TTCCCCCATGGAGAAAGCGTTTCTGTCAGGAATATGCGGAAGGACTTTATACGGGTGCAACGATGCTGATCGCTTACAATACCGTGTCGATACCGTTTTCTTTCATCTCATCGGCTGTTGCTGCTTGCGTTCTTTACCCGCTCGTTCTTGATCCGGCCAATCCCGATGGAATGACGTTCACTTATCTGCTGGTGGCTTTATGGACCAGTTTCATGCTTGCAGAGCAGCTATGCGTTATGTTTTTGCTTGTCATGAAGTCACAGCTGAATGCTGCCATTGCTACGTCTTACATACTGATCATCTGCCTGACGCTCGCTAGTGGCACTATCAG ATCCACCAAAGGACTACCCACCTGGTTGCAGGATAACGCCAAGGGTGTTCACACAAAGTATGCCAGCTCCCTGCTTCACACCGCCACCTTTTTGGGTCGCAAAATGAACTGTACACCGGCCAACGGGATCGTGTGTCCGCAGCCGGCTGATTTTCTAATGGAACGGCTGGGACGTGCCAATCCGCAGGAAACGACCGATATTGCCGCCAGTATTGCGTTCGCGCTCGGTTTGTGTGCATTTAACATGATCCTGTATTTGCTACCGATGCCTCGGTTCGTGCGACGGAAGTTCCGTGAGTAG